One Haliscomenobacter hydrossis DSM 1100 genomic window, TATTGCAATAGTCTCATCTGCGCTCCAGGAAATAGCCACCAAGGCAGTAGTCCACCTGGCCCAAAGAATCGCCTCCGTGTAACTGGCATTCAGCAAGTGGCCAGTAGTCCCTGACTCGTAATTCAATTTTTCAATCAATCCCACAATCACCCTCCGACAATCCTCCAACAAATTTTGATTTTTCAACCGCACCACCTCCTGCACTACTGGGCTACACTTGAAGGAAGCCGCCGCCTCGTTGTACTCCAGCCAGCCTTTTTGAGCCAAGGTAAGCAGTGTGGCATCCAGTCCCTCCAGTCCCAAGGATAACGCCTCCAGGCGCTCGAAGGGAATACTTTCGGCGGGCAATACCGCAAAGATTGACAGCACTTGGATTTCGGCGGCGCTCAAGTCGCCCAAGTCGTACATGGCGGCGATGATCACTTTGATTTTTTCGTTGCGCAAGCCAGTGCCTTGGGCCTGATAGCGCACATCTACGGCGCTGGTTTTGCTGAGTTGGAGCAGGCCCATTTCCAGGTCGCGGCGCAAGTCGGCCAGGAGGTAGTCTTTTTTGAGTTTGTTGTTGAAATTGTGGAGGTTTTTGGCCAGTAGCTCCAGCACCAGGGTGTTGCCTTGGACTGCCGTGTATATCTCGTAAAAGAGCGCTTCTTCCTGGGACTCAAAAGCCGGGTAATGGGCTTTGAAGACCTGTAAAGCCTGATCTTGGGTTAAGGGTTCAATTTTGTAAGAGGCCAGCTGCGGAAAATCGCTGATGCGGGTAGTGAAGAGAATGTGAAAATTGCTGCAACGTTGTAAGTGGGGCAGGTATTGGCGCAAATCCTCGAGCTCGTTGGCGTTGTCGATGATGAGCAGGCAGGGCTTGGGGAGCTCCGCCATGGCCATGATCAACACATCAAGGCGTTGGTGTATATCCCATTTTTCGTCAAAATGTACGTTAATGGGGAACGCCAAAATCAATAAAGACTCTGCGATGCTTTTTTCCTTATAAATCCAGGCAACACGCGTGTATTCGTCCTGATAAGTGGTCAAATATTTGGAAGCAAGGGAGGTTTTGCCCATTCCACCCTCTCCATTGATGAACAAGAGCTGTTTGTCATTCGAATTGAAAAGGATATCATGTATTTTACGCAAGTCTTTTTCTCGCCCAAGAAAGATTTCAGCCTGAAAGGGTAGGGGAGTCAGAAATTTAGGGTTGGGGATGCTATTTTGCAGTTTTACATTGTCCAATGAGTTCTGTAGTCTACGAACTTGTTGCTCCAATTCCACTTCCTTCACTGTACGACTTTCCTGTACCTTTTGCCGGAAAATTAGCCAAAATACTTGAGCCTCTTGCAGCGGGTCAAGGTGGGTATTTTTAAGATCTTCCCCTACTTTTAGGGATGCCGCCCAATGCGCTAGTTCCTGCTGTACCTGAACTTCATTGCCGCGGCTGGCTTCTTCTCCGTAATAAAAGAGGTAAAAAGTGCGGCTGATGGATGGTTCTCTAAAAAAATTCAAGACTTCAGCTGGCTTTTTCTGCAGGTGTAACTCGACCAAAGCCTCCAGGTAGCGGGCTGCAAAATCATGTTGCGGCCCCTTCAAATCGTATTGGGTGAGGAATCTCTGCACCCATTCATTCTGCTGGGTGAGGCGGTTCAGGGTGCTTAGACCCAAGTCGTAAATGGCTGCTCCTACTAATTCGGTTGATAATCCATCAAACATAGGCCAGGATGCTTTTGGGGTTGGGGTGAAGATAGGATATCCCCTGGTTTTTCTGTGCTTTTAAATGGTTTTAATTTTTTCTTTTTAAAATTAAAAAATAAAAACTAATTGCTTTTTTTAATGCATTACTAAGCAACAAGCCAATGGAACAAGAACATAAAATCGTCGTTTTTCAGGAAAAACAGATTCGCCAGGTGTGGCACAATGAGGAGTGGTGGTTTTCGGTAGTGGATGTGATAGAATTATTGACGGAGAGCCCCCGGCCTTGTAAATATTGGAATGCCCTCAAAACCAAGCTACAAAACGAGGGACACGTTGAACTGTCACAATTTATGGGACAGTTGAAAATGCCATCTCACGATGGAAAAATGCGTGAAACAAATGCGACCAACACCGAAAGCATATTCCGCATCCTTTAAAAGGTTTGAATGATTAAATTTTTACATGATTGCCGCCACTTTAATCACCCCTGTAAACAGCAACTCACCCGGCAAATTTCGCTCCCAATCCATCTCCAGCTCCGCCGCCTGCTGTAAATTCCGGAGCCGATTATCCAACTGCAATTCCCGAAGTTGAGTTTCCAATTCCATCACCCTGGCCTCGTGCAGTTCAGGGACTTTGACCTTGCGCAGCTCCTTGATGCGCTGGGTACGCTTTTGGTCCAGGTAGATGTCGTCGGAAGGTTGCATGGCCTCCAGGTTGGCGAGTTCAGCCATGGTGCTGCGGTATTCCGACAGGGCCGCCCGATCCGCTTGGCGGAGGTTTTGGATTTGGACGCGCAGCACCTCGATGCGGGGATCGATCTGGGGGACAAAAGCCTCTTTGGCCGTAGTAGCTTGGGGGCGC contains:
- a CDS encoding BRO family protein, producing MEQEHKIVVFQEKQIRQVWHNEEWWFSVVDVIELLTESPRPCKYWNALKTKLQNEGHVELSQFMGQLKMPSHDGKMRETNATNTESIFRIL
- a CDS encoding tetratricopeptide repeat protein; its protein translation is MFDGLSTELVGAAIYDLGLSTLNRLTQQNEWVQRFLTQYDLKGPQHDFAARYLEALVELHLQKKPAEVLNFFREPSISRTFYLFYYGEEASRGNEVQVQQELAHWAASLKVGEDLKNTHLDPLQEAQVFWLIFRQKVQESRTVKEVELEQQVRRLQNSLDNVKLQNSIPNPKFLTPLPFQAEIFLGREKDLRKIHDILFNSNDKQLLFINGEGGMGKTSLASKYLTTYQDEYTRVAWIYKEKSIAESLLILAFPINVHFDEKWDIHQRLDVLIMAMAELPKPCLLIIDNANELEDLRQYLPHLQRCSNFHILFTTRISDFPQLASYKIEPLTQDQALQVFKAHYPAFESQEEALFYEIYTAVQGNTLVLELLAKNLHNFNNKLKKDYLLADLRRDLEMGLLQLSKTSAVDVRYQAQGTGLRNEKIKVIIAAMYDLGDLSAAEIQVLSIFAVLPAESIPFERLEALSLGLEGLDATLLTLAQKGWLEYNEAAASFKCSPVVQEVVRLKNQNLLEDCRRVIVGLIEKLNYESGTTGHLLNASYTEAILWARWTTALVAISWSADETIAILYERLGTYHQTTGNLQQALTFFEKSNQLVKELHAANSKNMSFKHGMAVSYEKLGETYSALDDLQQALTFFEMETKLFEELREADWEKVSFKNSLAISYSKLGDTYSALGDLQQALTFFEKYNTLEKELHDAFPEKKDFKHGLAVSYSKLGQTHSDLGNLKQALTFFEKDIELSKELHEANPEKVPYKNSLAVSYSKLGSTHSALGNLNKALTFFEIETKLFEELCESHPEKVSYKNGLAISYLLMGEFMEQKMQTPTKAQELYQTSHALLEDLATRSPDNKEFKKNLDWVKAKLKY